Below is a window of Macadamia integrifolia cultivar HAES 741 chromosome 8, SCU_Mint_v3, whole genome shotgun sequence DNA.
TGACCCCAAACTGGTGCAAGACTACCTGACCATGCAACAATATTGCCCTTACTTATTTGGTAAGAGATTGGCCGTTGCTATTCTTGGTTTCTGCACACCCCATCAATTGGGGACGATTCATTAAATAGGGACACTGAGAGACTGTGAGATGGCTGTAAACCTAACAACATATAAGGTCTTTTCTCATATTTTGCTTAACTACGTGCCCAATCTCTCCTTCCCCTGTCAAAATGACTCTCATACCCCCATTCGCCGAGGTGCTAGCTTCAGAAAGGCATACCCTCTTCAttgttttatgggaaaaaaaatttctgttaAGAGAATGTGACCATGCGATTAGAACAGGGGGCGAAATGACCCACCAGCCCTCacaaaatggaaacaaaaaaaaagacgtCTCTATTGATGCTTTCTCATACGGTTCCATTGGCCCACGCCATTACAAACACTTTTCCCctctattttttattggttgtcCAAACAAAACAACCTTAAGAATGACGTGGCAAATAGCATAAGGCGGTAGTGAAAATTGAAAGCCCTGGCCGAGGATTTCCGTCGATCGGGATTCGGGGCGCTGATCTTGGGCGTGAGCGAGCGTAAAACGGGAAAGGAAACGGGAAATACTTTCAGGCGACCTCTGaattaatattttgtttatttcagTGATGGAGTCTCGTCATGCTTCTCTAGGACGACGAACAGTATAGATCCCGTCGCAATCATCTTCGTCTTCATTCAATTATTTGcatattttcttctctaattttttttttttcccataatcGTCAATTTTCAGTTGGAGGAGATCCGTCAGAAGAGAGCTGCAGAGAGGTTAAGCAAAACTTCTTCTACATCAGATCTGGAAGCCTCGAATCAACCTGGTAAATCATCTCATTGtttctcaaattttattttatttttatttttattttgaatatcAATATCCATTGCCtagtgtttttctttctttcttaaaatTTGTATTCACATTTTTTGTTTAATGTAGGGATACCTAAATCGGAGAGCGGGAATCAACTTTCCGAGGTAAGACTGGCTCTCTTGAcgttttgatttcaatttattaAGTTTATCAGATTGTGTCTATTAGCTTGTTGAAGTCTGCCACGAATCTCTACCTAGTCTCATTTAATCCGGACAGGTTAAGTCTtttaaactgattttttttttgtgaaaagaaTATTGTCAAGTTATATACCAATtctttacaacaacaacaataacaaaatgccttatctcaacttaatggtTGGGCTATATGGATCCGAGGACAAAgacaaggaaaaggaaaatgtaaAAGTGAAAGGAAATAGATCACAAAAGCTGTAACGAAGTATAACACAGTTAGATGGGGTCCATTACATGGATCTTGGTCCTCCAATCCACcctattcaaggtcatacttggggcAAGGCCTAAtctgtgcatgtctttcctcaatacttctcctatggtcatttttggcctgcccGTAGTTCTTCTAGATCCTTTTATCTGGaacagatcactcctccttatatACCAATTCTTTCTACCCAAAGAAAGAAGTTATACCAATTCATGTATCATATTGGGATGCGattcaagtaaaaaaatattagattttATTGAGAATGAGACTTAAACTACAATAAAACTATAGCACAAATTTATTTGAGTGGAAGGAAAACACAAGAAGTTCACAAATTGATTTTGGCTGATTTGTGAATGCACAGCTGACTGAGTGGCCCGAGGCCCGAGTTGAAGGTTGTAGCTAGAAATAAATGGATTTGCTAGAGCCATAGGTGACAAAGTGAAAGTTGACATAGGGTTGTAGCTGACTAGCTGATGAGTGCTCCATTAGAATGAAGCGAGTTAAAGGTCTTGAAAGGACGAGGGGAAGGCCAAAACGTAACTTGTACTTAAGAAGTTGAAGATGGCACGGGCAATCTGACATTGTCTGGATGATTGGGATTGGACAACAAGACTTGTGTAGTCAACCTTTATTAGTTggcttgaatttttattatggGAAAAGAACTGCCATGATGCCAGAGTACTATTTCCCTCTCACATGGGGTTCTTTATtatttcctctctctttctctagccaTGTGGGCCGGGCCATATATGGATGATTCCTCTTCCACACTGCCACTGGTGTGGCGTGCGAATTCCCCCAAACACTGATGTCGTGGGGAACCGTCTTCCGGTAATTATTTGGAGGCACATAAAGTAGACTTTGTGGTGAGCTGGAATGGTCTATTGAGGAGAACTCTAGACCGAGGTTGAATTGGGACGATAGAAATAATAATTGCGTGTTGCTATGACTACTGAAACACCAAGTTATTgatggtttttcttttcattaaaacTCAAAAATACTGCAGAAGGACATATATGGTCTGGTTTCTCAGCTTAAAGATCTCGAGAAGAGGAACGCAGAATTAGAGGAAGAGAACAAGACATTAACATCTAAGGTATGTGTTATTGGATTTAGGCCCCTTAGATTTACCCTTAGATTTACTATTTGATGCCAATAAAAGTTGGATATAAGATGTTCTGAAAATTTATCATCTCATGCTTTCAGCTTCAAGCAAAGGAAGCTGAGAATGATACACTGCTGAAGCGTCCAAATGATCTGGTAAGCTCTGGGGCTTTAATTTCCTTCCTGTTGCTTAAGAAAATGAGGTGATCTTCCCAGTGGACTGCATGGTCAATGCAGTATTGGTGTAATAAGTTGCATCTATATGAGGCATGGAACCCAATAAAATATATGATCAGCTAGAATAGAACAAAGCATATCTCTTAAGTGGCATTGACGGAATGGTGGGTCCCATCCCATCTTTTCTATATGTGCCATTTGTACTGCTTTTCATTGACAACATACCTGGAAGCCAACTTgtcatttcagttttttttggcTCATAGAAATTCAGAAATGTTCACCTCCtcctattctttcctttttttggtttgtgCTTAATTGCAGGAACAGAACAGTTTGCCATCTCTTAGGAAAGCTCTCAGGGATGCTGTGATGGAAAAAGATGCTGCAGTTGTTGCACGGGTACTTACCatacaaattttcaatttattttttgtttctgttcttcatccacaatCTCTGATATTTTAGTGTAGGAGGACCTCTCAGCACAGCTTCGGACGATGAAGAAACGCTTGAAAGAGGCAGAAGAGGAACAATACAGAGTATGCAAGTGATTTTTCTGTTAAGATTCTAAAAGCATGTCAAAGGCTGTTCTTTTGCTTATGGGTTCTCCTTTGCTAGGCTGAGGAAGATGCAGCGTCGCTGAGGTCGGAATTAAATTCGATGCAGCAACAAGCAATGATGAATCCACTTAGTAGCATCCCCTCAATGGGTAACTCTCCAGATCATTTGCAAGCCATGGAAAAGGAGTTGGATTCTCTGAAATCTGAGTTACAAGTGAGTATCTGTATATTGGCATTTTCAGATTGCATCCTTGAGATGATGTATTTATGTGTTTCTCATGGTTGCTCAAAATTACAGCAAGAGTTGGTATTGAGGCAGCAAGAACAACAGAGATTAGCGGAGGAGCAAGCTCGAACTTCTGCATTGGAAGAGAGACTTGCAGCTCTATCTAAAAAGGCCTCAGGTACCTCCGATAAATGTCTTTAGTGGCATATTCGTTATATGAGTTGGTATAGTCAGCTCAGCTCAACTAAACCTTATCTCATTCTAACCCCTTTCTCCGCTTCTCCTTTGAGCCTctgaaaaagaaggaaaataaacttTATGCCTACTATTTGAAGTCCAGTAGATGGATCTTGATTCACCATTCCAGTTCATTTCCTTTCTCACCGCTTCAACCCTGGTCATCTTTGGCCTTTCTCATGTCTGTTCCTTGTATCATTTTGTTTCAATAGAAAGTATGATAATGCAGAGGTTTTTTGTTCTCCGTAAGCTGATCCCAATTGCTCTAGCTGTGGTAGACCGTAGACTTGTCAGTGTAGAGTGTCCGATTGTATGGTGAACCCAGCTCAACTAATTATGATCTCAACTAACTTGTTTCctgtatatgtttttttttcccacagTTCCTCTCTATTTAAGATCGCAGATGCTGTTAAGGTTTCAAGTCCTTTTTCACCACTTCAGTACCAGTCATCTTTGTCCTTCCTTCGCTTCTTCCTTCTGTCCTTCACTTGTGTCATTTTGTATCAGGAGAAAGTATGATAATTCAGAGGCATACTGTTCTTAGTGAGCCAGTTCGGATTGATCTACATTTGGCAGATTCATCAGTATGTAAAGTCCAGTTGGTGATCAATCATCTGGATAGGCCTACTGATGGAGTGTGTCAGTTATGTCAGGACACTGGTCACTGTATGCCACAAAATTTCTTGACCCAACAAGCACACAATCTTATTATAAACAGATCAAGTGGCATGACATGAACACAGTTTGATAAAGAATCCCTAACCTGAACAAGACTTGTTTGATGAATGGGTTGTATTCAGGTTGGCATGACCTGACCTGAAATGATATGAAACAACAAAAAGTGTCATGAATATGATAAAACATGGGGGAAAGAATTCCAGCAAAAGGTAAGTAATAAGGTAATGAAGGGGTTAGACAGGCTGATTTTGGGTTTGGCTGGTTGAAgacaaaaatcacctttttttttgcttagtATCCATTTTTTGTCGGTCTGAAATTGACCTGAACTGAAATACCCAACCTGAGCATGAATTATCATTATTGATCTGTTACAAAAATCTCTCTTAactcttttgaaaaaaatatacaaggtCTGAATGtactcaaaaaggaaaaaaggtatAGCTTGCAAAATTAAGCTACTTAGTACttagaaaatatattaagaCCATTACAAGAAACAAAATGTGGGTGCCAACATGTATCTAGATAACCTTTCTTTTCTCCCATATAATGGTTCTCTAATTGTCTGTAAAACTGCCGATAAAGTTCTTCCAAGAACAAGCCTTATCTGATTCTGGCTCATcttcgatttcgatttcgatttgcTTCTATTGAATATCAAAGAATTTAGCTTGAACTTGTTATGTCAATTGGAAGTATTAAAAGTacttgtttttctgaaaaatacatCATATTATTGCAGTTTAGAAACTGTCTCAGTTTGCTAATTTTTTGTGATGCAGAAGAAGCCTTGGAGGAAGCAGCTCGCAAGGTTTTTTCTCTGGTGAGAGTCATCCTAGAATGATAAATTTGTGCGAAATTATTGCCATATCTCTGGTACCACCATAGTATAATGATTATTGATGCAATTTTTTCCACCACCAAACTGGTAGTGTTTGTTCATTAATCTGGATTGTGGAGCATCCAATTAATTGGCGATCCCTGGATTCCATATACGTCTTTAACTTAGTGCGCCAGTGTCAAAGTGTGGATTGTTCCTAAACTGATACTGATCCGGATCACAAAGGATCAGCGAATCCAGTAAGAGAAGAGCCTGATACTGCTAATGGATCAGCCAATCCACTAGGTATGATAGATCGGACTGGTCCCATGACTCCCATCCAATACCAGTACAGATCTTTAAAATTATGTTATGAATAGTAAAGTTCTGGTAGATGCCTAGAAAAGAAATTCTAATGATTGGGAGCGTTTAACTGATTTGTGCCAACACTACAAGATATGGCCATTGGTTAGACAGAATGATTTACCTCGTGCACAGCCATCATGTGTGAAACTCTACTGTTATAATGACCTAGGGCTATACACacatctttttttccccttgcaAAAATTATTTCTGTGACACTTTGTCACGATGGGTGCTGGTATCATGCGGATTGAGTGCAACTACGCCTAGGGTTTCTtatttacttctctctctctctctctctctctctctctctctctttatttttattttttaatttttttttatgcacaggaagagaaggagaaactTGAGCAGCAATTGCATGATATGGCAGTGATGGTTGAGAGACTGGAAAATAGTCGACAGAAACTTCTGATTGAGGTATTGTATGCTCATAGTAATATGTTAACTTTGCTGGATTGGATATTTTGGATGTATGCTTACCAGTCACATTGTTTCTTAATTCTGGTGGCAGATTGATTCCCAATCTTCAGAAATAGAGAGGCTGTTTGAGGAAAATTCCAATCTCTCGGTCTCATATGAAGATGCTATGGGGGTAGTGGTTCAGTGGGAGAACCAGGTAGAACTTAATGCTGGTTGATCTACAGAAAATGTTGGTTGATTAATTAAAATCTTTATCTTTTGTTGGTATGGGCTGCTGCCTGAATATGTGCTGTGCTAGCAACTTTGATCAGGTGCTGACTTTGGTGCCCTGGGCTGGACCCGTGTTTGGGCAGCTGGTGCCCAAGGTGAGCCCTTGATTGAATTTGCTATTCTTCATCATATTTAGTTCTGAGGATGCTTACTTAGGTCATATTTATAATTTCTGTTGCATTTTATGTTTGGTTTGTCATACGGTTATGTGAAAGCAGggaaaacaaaatcctaagcTTAAGAAGCACTAGAAAGAGGAGAGCAGAAAAATAGCAGTTCCATCAGGATTCAGGATCAATTCAAAATATTATCATGGCCAATTTCCTTTAAATTCACTGTTCATCATGCCTAACTTGGGACTTCATATGTAAAACCCAAAACAGTGAGCacaatccaatggttggatcagACCTAAAATTAGGTCATCAGTGAGGGCATGGCAACAGTTGAttcggatccgggttccaagagATTGCAattggatcgcttatgggcccacaattaacaaataattcaatttaaacAAATCAATGGCAGTAATGTAATTTAAGGCACAActtaaaaacccctttttgaGTGAAATAGCTTAATGAGGACTGATCtggaattaatcccaaagaaAACTCAGTTCTGGAATTAATTTGGTGTTTCTAATAaagagtggcagaattgtaattataagTCACCAAGCTAGTAAATGGCAAactcaaattagaaactacaGAATAAACTTCTAGAACAATAGCAacagaaataaaaactaaattgcaaaaaatagaaactctagGCTGCTAAGCTGCTGGTGCTAGAAATATAGTTGTCAAACCGccgcctaggcatccaggctccTTTTTTTGGATGGTTGCCTTGGTTGCCTACAATGGTGTCGCCTTAGTTTTTGACCCCctctccaacgccttgggtcgcctagcgCTTTGACTACTTTGTCTAGAATCCTCTTGAAATTGACCTGAACAGGGCCAAAACAGGGATGAATCAGGCCTATATCCCCTTCTTCCTACTGGCTGCATCAATAATGTCTCACTTGGATTAGTTATTTGCATCACTTGCCCAACTCTTGCTTCAGGTTGATGTGATACCTTGTTGCGTTAGTGTTGCCTTTCATCTCAATAATACTGGAGCAAATCTGTTCTATTGCAAATTTGCAATGTTATCTGGGTATTCTTATAAATGCTGCTGTTCAATTGGCACGTCTATAATGTTTTCTCAAAATACATTCTGCCTGATCAAAACTTGCAGGTTAAAAACTGTCTGAAGGAGAATGAAGAGCTTCGTGGCTTGCTGGATACATTAAGAATGGAACAGGCTAGGCTCCAGCCTTCAAATGATAAGAAGGTCCAGGGTGGCTTGTTGGAAGCTAATAAGAATGATCATGAGTCAATAATGCAGGGAGATGCAGCAGAACATCTCGCACTCAAGGTTAGGCCCTAAATCAAATATAGaagaatcaaattttttttttgtgggtttgAGCGTTCCTGATAAAGGAATTTGATTGCCATTTGA
It encodes the following:
- the LOC122085499 gene encoding paramyosin isoform X2, whose translation is MESRHASLGRRTLEEIRQKRAAERLSKTSSTSDLEASNQPGIPKSESGNQLSEKDIYGLVSQLKDLEKRNAELEEENKTLTSKLQAKEAENDTLLKRPNDLEQNSLPSLRKALRDAVMEKDAAVVAREDLSAQLRTMKKRLKEAEEEQYRAEEDAASLRSELNSMQQQAMMNPLSSIPSMGNSPDHLQAMEKELDSLKSELQQELVLRQQEQQRLAEEQARTSALEERLAALSKKASEEALEEAARKVFSLEEKEKLEQQLHDMAVMVERLENSRQKLLIEIDSQSSEIERLFEENSNLSVSYEDAMGVVVQWENQVKNCLKENEELRGLLDTLRMEQARLQPSNDKKVQGGLLEANKNDHESIMQGDAAEHLALKLTKEQSRAEALSAEVLQLSAKLQHALQAYNSLTRLYKPVLRNIENNLMKMKQDGSVTAPTVVHG
- the LOC122085499 gene encoding paramyosin isoform X1, which produces MESRHASLGRRTLEEIRQKRAAERLSKTSSTSDLEASNQPGIPKSESGNQLSEKDIYGLVSQLKDLEKRNAELEEENKTLTSKLQAKEAENDTLLKRPNDLEQNSLPSLRKALRDAVMEKDAAVVAREDLSAQLRTMKKRLKEAEEEQYRAEEDAASLRSELNSMQQQAMMNPLSSIPSMGNSPDHLQAMEKELDSLKSELQQELVLRQQEQQRLAEEQARTSALEERLAALSKKASEEALEEAARKVFSLEEKEKLEQQLHDMAVMVERLENSRQKLLIEIDSQSSEIERLFEENSNLSVSYEDAMGVVVQWENQVKNCLKENEELRGLLDTLRMEQARLQPSNDKKVQGGLLEANKNDHESIMQGDAAEHLALKEQLTKEQSRAEALSAEVLQLSAKLQHALQAYNSLTRLYKPVLRNIENNLMKMKQDGSVTAPTVVHG